The following proteins are co-located in the Gorilla gorilla gorilla isolate KB3781 chromosome 7, NHGRI_mGorGor1-v2.1_pri, whole genome shotgun sequence genome:
- the TM2D2 gene encoding TM2 domain-containing protein 2 isoform X1, with translation MVLGGCPVSYLLLCGQAALLLGNLLLLHCVSRSHSQNATAEPELTSAGAAQPEGPGGAASWEYGDPHSPVILCSYLPDEFIECEDPVDHVGNATASQELGYGCLKFGGQAYSDVEHTSVQCHALDGIECASPRTFLRENKPCIKYTGHYFITTLLYSFFLGCFGVDRFCLGHTGTAVGKLLTLGGLGIWWFVDLILLITGGLMPSDGSNWCTVY, from the exons ATGGTGCTAGGTGGTTGCCCGGTTAGTTACTTACTTCTGTGCGGCCAGGCGGCTTTGCTGCTGGGGAATTTACTTCTGCTGCATTGTGTGTCTCGGAGCCACTCGCAAAATGCGACCGCTGAGCCTGAGCTCACATCCGCTGGCGCCGCCCAGCCGGAGGGCCCCGGGGGTGCTGCGAGCTGGGAATATGGCGACCCCCACTCTCCGGTCATCCTCTGCTCTTACCT ACCTGATGAATTTATAGAATGTGAAGACCCAGTGGATCATGTTGGAAATGCAACAGCATCCCAGGAACTTGGTTATGGTTGTCTCAag TTCGGCGGTCAGGCCTACAGCGACGTGGAACACACTTCAGTCCAGTGCCATGCCTTAGATGGAATTGAGTGTGCCAGTCCTAGGACCTTTCTACGAGAAAATAAACCTTGTATAAA GTATACCGGACACTACTTCATAACCACTTTACTCTACTCCTTCTTCCTGGGATGTTTTGGTGTGGATCGATTCTGTTTGGGACACACTGGCACTGCAGTAGGGAAGCTGTTGACGCTTGGAGGACTTGGGATTTGGTGGTTTGTTGACCTTATTTTGCTAATTACTGGAGGGCTGATGCCAAGTGATGGCAGCAACTGGTGCACTGTTTACTAA
- the TM2D2 gene encoding TM2 domain-containing protein 2 isoform X2 → MKKCLLPVLITCMHTAICKDRMMMIMILLVNYRPDEFIECEDPVDHVGNATASQELGYGCLKFGGQAYSDVEHTSVQCHALDGIECASPRTFLRENKPCIKYTGHYFITTLLYSFFLGCFGVDRFCLGHTGTAVGKLLTLGGLGIWWFVDLILLITGGLMPSDGSNWCTVY, encoded by the exons ATGAAGAAATGTCTTTTGCCTGTTTTGATTACGTGCATGCACACAGCGATTTGCAAAGACCGtatgatgatgatcatgatctTACTGGTGAATTACAGACCTGATGAATTTATAGAATGTGAAGACCCAGTGGATCATGTTGGAAATGCAACAGCATCCCAGGAACTTGGTTATGGTTGTCTCAag TTCGGCGGTCAGGCCTACAGCGACGTGGAACACACTTCAGTCCAGTGCCATGCCTTAGATGGAATTGAGTGTGCCAGTCCTAGGACCTTTCTACGAGAAAATAAACCTTGTATAAA GTATACCGGACACTACTTCATAACCACTTTACTCTACTCCTTCTTCCTGGGATGTTTTGGTGTGGATCGATTCTGTTTGGGACACACTGGCACTGCAGTAGGGAAGCTGTTGACGCTTGGAGGACTTGGGATTTGGTGGTTTGTTGACCTTATTTTGCTAATTACTGGAGGGCTGATGCCAAGTGATGGCAGCAACTGGTGCACTGTTTACTAA